CCAGGGCTCCCCGGTGACCTGATGATTCGCGTGGCCGATGGCCTCTACTACCAGGCGCCGCAGATGACCGTCGGTGAGTGCGTAGACGACATGTCGCCCGTCCTTTCGGGACCGCACCAGCTCTGCCAGGCGCAGTTTCGCCAGATGCTGGCTCACTGCGGGTTGTGCCGCTCCACACGCTTCAGCAAGAGCGCCCACATCGGACTCACCCTCGGTGAGCAGCCACAGAAGGTGGAGTCGCGTCGGGTCCGCGAGCAGTGCGAAGAGGGACGCCGCCGCTGCCAGCTCCGGTGCGCCAGGGGCATGCTGATGCGCATCACTTGCTGTTGAAAACTCTGGGCGTCCGTGCATGGACACATCGTAGGCGTGTCGTCCGAGGCCGACTCGTCGCCTGCGCATGCGAAAGGAAGAGGATGCGCGAGGCTTGGCCTGCACTACTCGCAAAGCTGGCGGGACCCCAGGCATGCGGGGACATAGCTGAACTTCGGTCCAGCGGCGGGCTGCCATGCCCGATGATGGGGCAGCTATGTCGTGGAGGGATGATGCCCGCGCCGCGCACCGGGACAGGTGGGCCCTGTCGGACGGAGCGCTTCTCGCTGCTGCCCGGTCCCTGGTGTTCGCCACGACGGGCACAGCCCTCGCCGTCACCGGACACCACCTAGCTTCGGGGCGTCCGGTGTCCTGGCCGACGGCGTGGCTCGCCTGCAGTCTTCTCTTCCTGCTGGCTCTTCCCTTCAGCCGCAGGCCACGGTCGCTGTGCGCGGTGATGTCCGCGACGGGAGCGGTACAGGCTCTCCTGCACTTCTGACTCGCGCGTACCGCCAAGGGCACGGGCCCCGTCGCACACGACTCGTACAGTCACAACGCCCCGGACGAGGGGCACGCTGCCTGGCACTTGGGTCACCACGACACGCCGATGACCGCCTCGCACATCGCGGCAGCTCTGCTGGCGGCGTGGTCGCTGCAGCGGGCGGACACCGCCTGCTCGGCCGCGGCCGAGCGCCTCGGTGAGGCGATCGCCGACTTACTCGTCCAGCTTCACCCGCTCACGCCGCCCGTGGCCACGCCACGGGTCCTGCGCCCCTCCAGATCCCGGACGCAGTGGCTTCCCCCCGTTACCGTCTTCATCGCTCCGCAATGGGGCTACCGGCCTTCGGGTCCGGCATGACTTCCCCCCCTTGTTGCGGTTGATGATCCGGGGGGTGGTGTCACCGGGCCCGGAGGCATCGACGGACCGCTGATGAGGGGCTTGAGCACCGGCTTACCCGAGCCGGAAGAGCTCTCCGTAACGTGGGTGTGGCAGCTCAAACGGGCCTTCTTCCTCTCCGCGTTCGCCGCCCTGGGCGACCCTGCCTCCCGGGCCTACTACGACAAGAAGATCGCCCAGGGCAAGCATCACACCCAGGCCCTGCTCTGCCTCGCCAGACGCCGGGCCGACGTCCTCTTCGCGATGCTCCGGGACGGAACCTTCTACGAACCCCAACCCATCCGAGCGACTTGAGACCTGCTTGCCCTCCGCCCAAGCTCATGGTCGGCTACGTCCATGGGGGACGAGAATTCCGAGCACTTGGCACTCATCCGTCGCTGGCTCGCGGGCGAAACCGTCAACAACACCGTCGGCATCAAGATCGCCAGCGGCCCCTTCCACGGACGAACCAAAATCGTCGAGCTCGACCAGTCAGGACTGCCGCCCGCAGGCTTCCGAGGTCACACCGGTCGAACATCAGGACCCTGGAACTCCGCCGCCAAACACATCTACCTGGCGGTTCGAGCCCCCGACACCTCTGCGGGCTGGATCTACGAATACGCAGGCATCGACACAGCGGCGGATGGCTGACGCACGCTCCGCCGCCACCGGGGGCACCCCAACAGCTTGACCAAAGAGATAGGGGCACCCCCCCCAACTCCCGTGCATTGACACATGCGCTGTGGCGCCGAGGCCCGCCGACAGAGCCCGTTCCCGCTGTCTGACCTCGGAGCGCGCTTCGGCGTGCCTGTAATCCTTCATCGTCATGGGAGTTACCCGTGTTCCGTACTACTGTGCCGCATGCCGCGCGCCTGTCCGCTCTCAGCGTGCTCATCCTGGCCGCCAGCGTCGCACTCGCCGCTCCTGCGTCAGCGCACGTCGAAGTCCGAGCGTCAGGCGCCAGCGCCCTCGCCGAGAACGTCACCATCGACTTCACCGCCGAGACGGAGTCCGACAAGGCAGGAATAACCAAGCTGGAAGTCATCCTTCCCGAGGGCATAGCCCCCGCCGATGTCACCTACAAGAGCGGTCCCAAGGGCTGGAAGTTCGCGGCCACCGACCGGGGTTACACCGTGGGCGGTCCGGCGGTCGCCGTCGGCGAAGACGCCGCGTACGCAGTCACCGTCCGGCAGCTGCCGGATGCCGAATCTCTCGCTTTCAAGACGCTCCAGACCTACAGCGACGCCCGCGTCGACCGGTGGATCGAACTGGGCGAGCATGCGGAAGGCGGACACGGCAACAGCGCACCGGTCCTGGAACTTGGGCCCGCCGAGCCCGGCGCAAAACTGGCCAGTCCCAGTCCGACCGCCGAGCCCACCTCAGCCGCACCGTCCACTCCGGAGGCGGATGAGCCTGCAGAATCTGCGGCCTCAAAGGACGTTGCCACGACGAGTGAAGAGGGCAGCAGCTCGAACACCATCCTCATCGTCGCCCTCGTGGCGGTTGCTGTCGCCCTTGCCGGCGGGGGCCTCTGGTGGTTCAAACGCCGTGGCCCGAGCACGTCCTGACACATCATGCTGCCGGCGGGCCCATCAGAACGGGCCCGCCGGCCGGTGCACACCGGTCCAACCCGTCGAGGGGCGTAAATACCTGCAAAATGCATCAATCGCGCTGGGGGAGTCGCCGGATGGTGTCGACCCTGCCCAAGTCCACTCCTCGACGTCTATGTCGGTGTCAATAGAGAAGTGGGCAAGACGGGCGAGTTCTTCGCATCCACCTGCGACGTGCCGCTTCGTTGACCGGAGGCAATGCCACCTGAGCCCGACTGGTCTTGAGACGACTCGGGAGCAGTTGACGAGATCCTATAGGCAGCTCACCTGTGCCCTCGGGTGAGTCGGAGCAGCAAGACCCAGGCCGCATCAACGCCGCTTATGACGGCCGCAGTTGGCGCGGACCGGTGCGGCATGTGTGCGCACTCGTCCGCCGCGCTATGGCGGTTGGCTCCATCTGTGTGACCGGGCCAACTCGGGTCGCCGCCTGTGCACGACACGCGGTTCAGTTCACTCCGGACAGGCCACGGGAGACGGCATCACTCCTGTGTCACACACTGCCGCAGGAGTGGCTCCAAACGCAGCAGACCACTCTCACGGTCGAACACCTGGAGAGCGTCGAGGCACGTGAAGATCCCACGGGCCTCTTCCTCGTCGCCCGTTCGGTAGGCGATAGCGGTCACCACTGTGTCGGTGTCGACAGGGTCGTCACCGCAATAGGAGTCGACGGACCGGTAGGCCGCCGCGAGCACGGTATCCGCGACCACCCCCGTGGCGTCGATGAACGCGCGGGTCTCCGCGTGGTCCGTGAACATGTCGGCCAGTCCCTGCAGGACCGCATCATGATTGCCCAGTTCGTGGTGTAGTCCGTGCGCGCGATCGACGAGAAGGGGCCAGCTGCCGGTCAGTGCGTAGAGCCGCTCCAGACTCTCGTCCGCGGTGAACATCTCGACCCGCTGTGCCCAGCCCCGCAGGCTGCGGCGATCGTGTCGGCGTAGCACCACCGGGACCGCCGAGGTTCTGGTTTCGCCCGTCAGCAGGGAGCGCCACAGGTCCAGTTGCGCGGCATCGGTGACGAGTACCACGGCGCGGGTGACTCCCGGTGTGCATGGCAGCAATGTGTCGGCCAGTTCAACGGCTTCACGACAGGTTTCCGGCTTCGGCACCTTTTCCTTGTAGCTGGCGAAATCGCTGATAATGACACGACGTTCACGGGGCTGCCCGCCCACGAGCTCCTGCTTGAAGACGCTGAGCTTTCCTACGGGTGGCAACTTCCAGTCGGCGATGCGCCCGGCGACCGCCCGCAGGATGTCACCCACGTCCTTGAATAGTGAACGCAGCCGTCCGGCGCGAGGAGAGGAGACGCAATGCGCGGCAGCGGGGCCGAGACCAACCCCTCCGAAGGGCATGAGGGCGCATCGTGTCGGACGTCATGACACGAGAGGCTGTCGACCGCGACGTAGCAGCGGCCGTCGAGCGTGAACTCGCCGACGTACTGCGCGGCAGGCTCCGGGACGCGGCCAGGATCGACGCCGTCTTCGGGCGCGACGTCGCCGAACGCGTCGCGGACTTCACACTGCGCGGCGGCGGGCGCATCCGGTCGCGGTTCCTGTGGTGGGGCCTGCGCGCCTGCGACGGGCAGGACATCGGGACCGGGTCCGTCCTGCGTATCGCCGCCGGGCTCGAACTCATCCAGACCTGCGCACTCGTGCACGACGACCTGATGGACGGATCCCCACTGCGCCGCGGCCGCCCTGCCGTGCATACCGACTTCACCACACGCTACGGACCGCTCGCGCGGCACGCCGGCGCCGCCGCGCCCTTCGGTACGTCCGCCGCCGTCCTCGTCGGAGACCTGGCCCTGGCCTGGGCGGACGACACCGTGGCCGACACGGACCTCGCCCCCGAACCGCGGCACCGGGTACGCAAGGTGTGGCAGGCGATGCGTACGGAGATGGTGGCAGGTCAGCACCTCAGCCGGGCCCGCCTCGATGACGGGTGTCGACCGCATCGCGTTCTGCAGGACCGTACGACAGCGGCCCCAGGCGCTCGGCAGCAGATGCCCGTAGATGTCGATCGTGGTTGACCGACCGGTGGCCCAGCCAGCGTGAGACCTCGTGGATCGGGACTCCGTGGGCCAAGGCGGTCGAGGCGAAGAAGTGCCGCAGGCTGCCAGGTGTGTAGGTCGCCTTGCCGTCCGGGCCGACCAGGCCCGCCGGCTGGCACGCTTTCTTGAAGTGGTAGCCGTAGGTGGATGCGGTGGGCATCGTGCTCTTGCCGTGGGAACGCGGGGAGAAGAAGGCTTCAAGCCTGCGCCGCTTGCCCCTCTGCCCGATGAAGATCACGGGCACCGGCTTCCATGTCGACAGGTGAGCGTCCACTTCCTGATCAACAAAGAGGGCGGTCGGGACGTCGCGATATTCACCCTCCGTCCGATTTTTAAGCGGCACGAAGACCGTACGGCAGTCCGCACGGTGGGCCATGGTGCTGACCTGCCAACGGATCCTGACGAATCCGGACCGTCGACATTCGGTGGAGAAGGCGAGGGCCTCGCTTGGACGCTGGCCAGTACCCGCCTGCAGATAGACCGCGAGCCGGTATTGCGGCGATATATGCGCCGCAATGAGGTCGACGATCTAGTGAGCGTGGCGACCACCCACCACGACCCGGCGCGTCAGCTGACCTGGACCAACGCCACGAGCGCTGCCACGGCCCAGGCGGCTGCGCTCGCCGCCACGGCGATGAGCGCCTACCCCGGGCTGCGACCCGAGACGGTTCGCGCCCTTCTCGTGCACGAAGCCCGGTGGACCCCGGCCATGGTCGAACAGGGCCTGTTCAAGAAGACCGGCGCCCCCAAACTCGCCAAAGGCGACGTGATGCGACAGGTGATCCGCCGGTACGGGTGGGGCATGCCCACCGCCGAACGTATCCGCAGCAGCGCCTCGAACGCCATCACAATGATCATCCAGAACACCCTGGTGCCGTACAAGGTCAAGGGCGGGCAGGCTCGCCTGGCCGAACTCAAGCTGCACGAGCTGCCGTGGCCCCTGGAACAACTGCGCGACCTGGCCGAGACCACCGTCGACCTGCGCGTGACTCTCGCCTACATGATCGAGCCCAATCCCGGCCGACGCGGCATGTTCGGCCGCTACAGCTACGCCTCGCACGGCCTTCGCTTCGCCATCAAGGGCTCCGCCGAATCCAGCGACTCCTTCGAGAGGCGACTGGCCGAACAGGCCGAACATGAAGGCGACGGCCTTGGCAACCCCAGGGCATTCGAGTCCAACAGCAGGTGGCTGGTCGGCCGGCGGGCCCGCAACCTCGGCTCGCTGCACGCCGACATCTGGCGCGGATCCGCGGCCGAACTCGCCGACTGCGGCACGCTCGCCGTCCACCCCGTCGGAGGCTGGTGGAAGGCGAACAGACGCAACGACCGCATGAGCCTGCCAGTCAGCTACGCCCTCCTGATCTCCCTGCACACACCGGAAGTCTCCACCGACCTGTATACGCCCATCGCCACTCAGCTCGGCGTGTCGATCGGAGTGACTCCACACGCCCAGACCGAAATCGTGGACGGCATCCCCATTCAGATGGAATTCGGCTGGTAGCTTCCCTGGCGAGTTCGGTCGAGGCCGAGCTTGATCCGACCGTGCCCATGTGGGGCTCCCCTGTCGGCAGCCAAGCGCGCGCCCAGGTCGTCCAAGCTCTTGGCCCGGGTGAGATCCGCAGCGCAGGAAGCCCACGAACGTTGCTGAGCCGCGTCTCTACCGTCGCGCGAGCCTCGTAAGGAATGTGTCTACGAACTTCTCGACTTCAGCTTTCGAGTGCACATCACGAACGTCGAGGCGGCTGACCCACTCAACCCCAGCGTTGATCATTAGGCTGTCCCGGCTGCTATCACTTGACGCTCTGCCTGGCTTTCCGTGATGGGGGCCATCCACCTCGATGACCCCCGCACGCCCTCTGTAAGTGACCAAGAAGTCTGGCTCTCGTGTAGACCCAAGCAGCCGCATCCTGCCCAGGGGCATGATGCCGATCGTCTCGCTGTCCGACAGAGTGGCTTGCCGTTCCTTCAGCACTTGGTAGACCCTGCGCTCCCACTCGTTGGTGAAGTGCAGGTCATCCTCGATCGGGTGCTGATCCTCGGGCTCAAGGCGGACCTTCCGAGCCTGGTTCGTCGGCATGGGCCCGTTAGCCGTGCGGAGTTGCTTCCGCCAGTCCGCGCTAGGAACCGGGACAACCGGACTGACCTCGATCGAATCGATGCGCATGCTGGCCCGCCTGGGCACGACGGCGTGCATGCCACCTTCGATGCGGCTCAGCACCCCTTCTGTGAACTGATCAACCAGGTTCGGTTCCACCGTGAAGTAGACCATGTACTCGTCCAGTTCGTACTCGTTCGAGTTCCAGAGAGTCAGATCGACCGCAAGCACGTCAGTGGCGGCAATCGCAGCCTCGGTATCGCCCTGCTGATAGAGCAGAGTGGCAGCTGCGGCCAACCACTGCTCCCCCACTTGGTCGATGGGGTTCTTCTCCATGATGTCGGCCAGCGACAGCGCTTCACCCATACAGAGCATTCTGACAGCCAGCACCGACAACGCCGTTGTTCGCCGGACGCGTTGGAACGGTCGACCGGATCAGGCCGGAAGTGCCAGCTACACTCTGTCGCGACATAAACACGGGGATGGGGGCCACAATGCTGGTCGAGCTGCTGGCAGGAGCTGCGTTCGGGTTTCTCGGCGGACTGATGACAGCCTGGCGCATCGCTGCCAAGGGGGCTGTACTGGCATGGCTGGAAGATCTCCGCGACGTCGTCCAGGTGCGCAAGACTGACCGTCGCAAGAAGCAGGCGATCCGCCACGCGAAGCTTGACCAGCAGGTAGCGGCAGACGTTACGGCCAAGGAGGCGGAACGCAAAAGGGTCCGCCGCGCACACGCCGAGCTCAAAATGGCGCTACCAGTCGCAAATGAGGCCCTACGGAGCCACACGAGCCAGAGCTTCCTCGACACATTGGCATACGCAAGCCGGACATTCCCTACCCTGACAGACCGATCCGAAGTCGACACCGAGCGTGCGAAACTCGTCCGCTACCTAGCAGCCATCGACCAGCTAAGCAGCCAGGTCGAAACGCTCTCCGGGTTGGGAGTCGATATCACGCGACGCTTCAGCGACTGGAGCGAAGTGAGTTATCTCGACCTTAAAGTGCTAACTGCCAAGATCGACAAGGCCACCAAGGAGTACGCCCTCAAACTGTGATTACCTCCCACCCAGGTTGCTCCCATCGATGAGGGCCGCCCCCAGGGCCCCATCCCCCTGTTCCGCCGCGCGGCGGCCGGTCAGCGCCGGGCGTCCGGTGCGGGTCGGCGGCCTCCGTCACGCTCGCCGGACTCGGCGGCGGCTCGAAGGCGCACAACGACGCCGCCGACTTCGGCCGCAACCCGCACGGCGCCGAGTTCGGCGAGTGCGGCCGCTGCCAGGTCCGGTTCGGCAAGGCCAAGAAGGGCTCGCCGCCCAAACGCCGTGGGGTGCTGACCGTCTTCGACTGGACCCACGAGAACCCCGAGCACGCCCGCACCCGCCTGAGAGGCTTCCTCAACTGGGCCATGCAGGGCCGCCACTGCCCACGTTCCCTGGCCGTCCACACGATGAAGATCTCCCACCGGCCCGCACTGAGGGAGGACGAACGCCTCGCCGCCCTTGGGCGCCTGCTGACTGACACGGAGATACCGATGCGACTCCGCGTCGCCGGAGTCATCGCTCTTCTCTACGCGCAGCCTCTGAGCCGCGTCGTCCGGCTCACCGTGGACGACATCGTCCACGACGGCGACGCCGTGCTGCTACGACTCGGCGAGCCGGCGTCGCCCGTTCTCGCGCCGGTCGCCGCCCTGCTGCTGGAGCACCTCGCTACCCGCAGCAACGGTAGCCGGACGGGTAGTTGCGTCGGATAACCTCTCCATTTATCAACGCGGCAACAGGGGTGAAAAGGGCGTCGGTTGACCGGGAGGGGAACCCACACTGATGAGCGGATCCGAGGGGACGGCCACGGCGGCCACAACCACATCCGGCGACACCGCCACCACGGCGCCGGGAGGGGCCGGCATCGAGCAGGACTCCCGCCCGGCGCGCCGGATGCGACGGCTGCCGCCCTCCGCCCCGCCCCGGCCGCCGGGTCCCCCGCAGCTCGACTTCCCCCCGGTGAAAAACGGGCTCGACTACCTCACCAGCGTCGTAAAGCACCTGGACGAGACCGAGTCCGAGGTGACGCCCAGCGACGTGAAGTACGCAGTCCTCCACCTCCAGGCCGCGGTCGAGGTGCTGTTCAAGGCGCGACTGCTCGCCGAGCACTGGACCCTCGTCTTCACTCACCCTGGCGAGGCCAACCGGAAGGCCCTGGAGGAGGCCACGCTCAACAGTGTGTCCACCGACAAGGCCATTGCGCGGTTGCGGAACATCGTTGGCGTTCCCATTACCGACAAGGAGCAGAAGGCGCTCACCAGGCTCACAGAGGACCGCAACAAGCTCCAGCACTTCGGCCTGACCCACAACGCTCGCGCCGTCGAGGCCCGCGCTGGCGCCGTCCTCGACTTCTTGATCCACTTCATTGAGGACCAGCTCCTGCCTTATCTCGACGAACCAGAGATGGCGGAAACGGAGCGGGAGCTTGATGGTCTGCGCGAAGGGCTGAACAACATCAACTCCTACGTGCGTGAGCGGATGAACCGGATCGGTGGAGAACTGAAGGCGGAGGGGGTCGAAGCTCGCACCATCGAGTGCGTTTCCTGTCAGGAGACCGCCCTTGTGCTGCAGCCGCGTACAACCTCAGGGCTTCCGGACGGCTGGGGCGACCGTGCGACATGTCGTTTCTGTTCGACGTCCTGGCCCCCGCAGGGGCTCCACATCCACTTTCGGGGAAGACCGGTGTGGGAGGAGGCAGACATCTGCCCGATGTGCGGTGAGGCGGCGCTCGGCATCGACGTCCGGGTCCGCAGCGAGCCCGAACCTGTCTACTTCTGTTTTGCCTGCTCCCGCATCGCCAAGGAGATCGCACCCTGCGACGGGTGCGGCAAGCCGATGGACGTCTCGGACGAAGGTTCCGCGCCGCTGTGCCGCCCGTGCGAAGACGCATGGGAGCCCAGCCCCGTAGCCGAATACAGGCCGCCTTACGAGGACCCGGCGGACTACGGCTTCGACGAGGACGCAGAACCGCCCGCCTACGAAGACAGCTGGTTCCCCAGGAAAGGAGACGGAGCATGAGCCGAGCCCGCCAGGCGTTGCTCCTCGGGCGGCACCTGACGGAGGTCACCTGTGTCGAGGCGACCCTGGAGTACGTCCGCGGCGCCAAGTGGAGCATGCGAACTGGCCCGACGGCCGCTCTACGAGATGCGCACACACCTGGACGAGGCCTCGCCGGCCACCGCCTCACCGAGATGCGACCTGCGGTCCCGGCCCAGCGCAAGGCCCGTCGCGAGTACACGAATCGCGTCAGCACGCTCACGCTCTGACCATGATCGTTCTCAGTTTCGGCAGTGGGCCGGCCCAAGAGAACCTTACGGAGCCAGTCCTACGGAGAGACCACGCACAGTTACTGGAAGGCTGGGCTCGACGGGGAACTGGCGACAGTTGAATACGCGAGCCCACCAGCACGCTGGGTAGCTGTTCGCTCACCGCAGGAGTCGGACCGTACGAGAGCTATCAGCAGGTTGCCCGCTCCGGGTGTTGCCAGCGGCTGGAGTTTCCGTTGTAGCGTCAGACGCCGTTTCGGCAGCGGCAGCGGTGCGGCGTTTGCTCCACTTGTCGTAGGCGACGGTCCCCGCGATGGAGGCGCTGGTGATAGCGCCGCCGATGATGATGCCCCGCCCGGTGTAGAAGGCGCGCAGCGCGGTGGGACCGCCGCGCTTGGCTGCTTCCTTGGCCAGTTCCGCGTAGGCCCACGCCATGGTGCTCCTCAATTCGTTTCACTCACTCAAAGATGGATCAATGATCGCAGGGCGACACGTCGTGGGTGGGGCGTTCACGGACGTACGTCATCGGGTGCGGGAGCCTCCGCCGCCGATGGCGCGGCCGTATGGAGGCGCTGCTGGCACCCTGTCCGCTGCTCGACGGTCCTGGCAGTGGTCGGTGAAGGAGACCAACCGGCCCTGAAACCGTACGCCGTTCGCGATCACGGATCGTCACGGGCCGGATGGAGTACCCGGCGAACCCGCGACAGTTGATTACGAGAGCCCACCAGCACAAGGATGTAAAAGAATGGGACGGCTGAGGCAGGGGGAAGGGAGATCTTCACCCTCGCATTCGAGGCCCTCGTCAAGGACCGCGGGGACACCTGATGGGGCCGGGACGAACTCGTCCCGGCCCCATCAGTCACTTGTACCTTCGCATTGAATTCCCTCACGTCGGCGACGTGGGGGAATTCATAGACTGAAGCGGAACTCCACCACAGCGCCTGCAGAACCTGCGGCAGCACGGCCGGTCGGAACCTACGGCAGGAG
This window of the Streptomyces niveus genome carries:
- a CDS encoding site-specific integrase — encoded protein: MVDLIAAHISPQYRLAVYLQAGTGQRPSEALAFSTECRRSGFVRIRWQVSTMAHRADCRTVFVPLKNRTEGEYRDVPTALFVDQEVDAHLSTWKPVPVIFIGQRGKRRRLEAFFSPRSHGKSTMPTASTYGYHFKKACQPAGLVGPDGKATYTPGSLRHFFASTALAHGVPIHEVSRWLGHRSVNHDRHLRASAAERLGPLSYGPAERDAVDTRHRGGPG
- a CDS encoding DUF1775 domain-containing protein — protein: MFRTTVPHAARLSALSVLILAASVALAAPASAHVEVRASGASALAENVTIDFTAETESDKAGITKLEVILPEGIAPADVTYKSGPKGWKFAATDRGYTVGGPAVAVGEDAAYAVTVRQLPDAESLAFKTLQTYSDARVDRWIELGEHAEGGHGNSAPVLELGPAEPGAKLASPSPTAEPTSAAPSTPEADEPAESAASKDVATTSEEGSSSNTILIVALVAVAVALAGGGLWWFKRRGPSTS
- a CDS encoding ArsR/SmtB family transcription factor yields the protein MHGRPEFSTASDAHQHAPGAPELAAAASLFALLADPTRLHLLWLLTEGESDVGALAEACGAAQPAVSQHLAKLRLAELVRSRKDGRHVVYALTDGHLRRLVVEAIGHANHQVTGEPWHN
- a CDS encoding polyprenyl synthetase family protein, with product MTREAVDRDVAAAVERELADVLRGRLRDAARIDAVFGRDVAERVADFTLRGGGRIRSRFLWWGLRACDGQDIGTGSVLRIAAGLELIQTCALVHDDLMDGSPLRRGRPAVHTDFTTRYGPLARHAGAAAPFGTSAAVLVGDLALAWADDTVADTDLAPEPRHRVRKVWQAMRTEMVAGQHLSRARLDDGCRPHRVLQDRTTAAPGARQQMPVDVDRG
- a CDS encoding S8 family serine peptidase, giving the protein MRRNEVDDLVSVATTHHDPARQLTWTNATSAATAQAAALAATAMSAYPGLRPETVRALLVHEARWTPAMVEQGLFKKTGAPKLAKGDVMRQVIRRYGWGMPTAERIRSSASNAITMIIQNTLVPYKVKGGQARLAELKLHELPWPLEQLRDLAETTVDLRVTLAYMIEPNPGRRGMFGRYSYASHGLRFAIKGSAESSDSFERRLAEQAEHEGDGLGNPRAFESNSRWLVGRRARNLGSLHADIWRGSAAELADCGTLAVHPVGGWWKANRRNDRMSLPVSYALLISLHTPEVSTDLYTPIATQLGVSIGVTPHAQTEIVDGIPIQMEFGW